The Halomonas sp. THAF5a genome segment CGCTTCGCTGATCGTCGCTCCTCCCCTTACCGCCACCACGGCCTGACGCTGATCGAACTGATCGCGGCCATCGCCATGCTCGCCTTCATCGCGACGATCGGCATTCTCAGCTTCGCTTTCAGCGCTTCAGCGTACGCAACGAAGTGGCTATGGGAGGTGGAGACTGGCATGGAGGCTGCCCTACGTCACGCTGCCATGCGGGTCTTGGCGCAATGAACTGCTATCATGCTTGGGCGTGTATCCGCGTAGATAGCGGATAGACAGCGATTTCTTGGCATTGCGAGCAAACACCTGATGGGAACTGATCGTTATTCGGGCTTTACACTCATCGAACTCCTCATCGTCGTGGCCATTATTGCTATCATGGCTACCTGGGCCGTCCCCGGTTTTGGTCGACTTGTGGATCGTGTCGAACTCGACCGTCAGGTCGACCGGCTCTGGTTAGCACTCGGCACCACACGTCTGGAGGCGGCAGAGCGCCGCCAGCCCGTACACCTTTGCCCCAGTCGAGACAGCAGCGCCTGCTCCAGCGACTGGCAAGACGCGCTGATTCTGTTCGTTGACGCCGACGGAGACGGCGCCTTCGATGCAGGAGAGGAACTGATCCAGAGCTTTAATGCCGCCGCTAGCGAGGTAGTTGTCAGCCCTAACGGCCAACTGGGTAACGGGCTCAATTTCAAGGCTGACGGCTTTCCATCGGAGAGGGGGACGTTCGCGTTCTGCCACCCGGCCCAACCGGACGAACCAGCCCGACAGATCGTGATCAGTCAGGCAAGGCTGCGCCGAGACCGCGGCGCGGCCGATAGCTGCCAGAGCGACTGATGCTCAGCCCCAGCAGTCCGCGCCGTCACCGCTGGCGGTGACGCTACCGTCCTGCGCGAGCGTCAGGGTACCGCAGGCATCGTCCGCCTGGGGCCCATCAGCGATCGGCGTCGCCGCGAGGGCGAAGTCATCGCCCCCGTCGCTAATCGTAACGCTGAAGGTATAGCGATCGCCGATCTCTCCGTCGAGACCGTCGACGACGATCGACGGCGTCACGTCCCCCGGTGCCGCGTCAGCCACCACCGTGCCATAGCTGTAGGTCTGGCTGTAGCGCCGTTCGAGCTGCTGAGCCATCTGCTGCAGCATCATCTCGGCCTGGGTTCGGTAGGAGCGGTCGACGTAGCGCTCGTAGGAGGGCAGCGCGACGGAAGCCAAGATGCCGACGATGGCCACGGTGATCATCAGCTCGATCAGGGTAAAACCACGTGCAAGTCTCATTCAGCGCTCCAGTTCTCGCCATGAGACTCGCCCGAGCCCAAGGGGGTTGGCCGGATCACGCTGTAGCGTTACGGCGTCGCCGGTACTGCTCACGGTGTTGATGTTCTCCACATCCTCCTCCAGCCGGGTGTCCACCACCGGGGTGTAGAGCATCCCCTCGGTACCGATCCCTACCGGGGCGGGTTCGGCAGCGAAGAGAGGCACAGCTTCTACGTCGAACACGTTCTGGCCCCCATTAGTCAGAGGCACAGGCAGTCCCGAGAATGCCTGCAGTTCGTAAAGAAAGCCTTCGTCTTCGATACCGCAGATACCCTGCCCCGGGATCAGGCTAGTGATATAGAGCCGTCTACCATTGAGCAATGGCGCCTGGATCACACGCTCACGATTATCGGGGAAATCCATATACCAGCCACTTTCGGCAGGCACACCCGCTGAAGATGCCGAGAAAAAACGAAGCTTCCGCGTGTTGCCACCGTCGTCGGTGCCGGTTCCCTCAAGCAGCTTGCGCTCGGCGAGCCTATCGCGAGTAATGGGAAGTGACTGGCTGTTATCACGAATCGCATAGAAACTGTCCGAGCCACCCGCTTCCTGGGTATCGCCCAATGCATAGGCGTAGGCGCGCTTGCCCGTACCGAAGAAGATCATCATGCCGCCTTCGGGGTGCGTCGCCACCTCGATGGAGGCCGTGATCATCTGAGCGTTGCCGTCCGAGTCGGTGGCCCTGAACAGGAGGGTGCTCGTGATATTGTCGGGGTCAGACAAGTCGAAACGCCACAGGTTGCCCTGAAGGTCCCCCCCGTAACCGATGTCGACGCGACCGTTACCATCCGAATCCACCAAGGAGACAGAGGTCATGCCGTTGAGGCCAGCATTGGCCTCATTAGCCGGCACCGAGCGC includes the following:
- a CDS encoding prepilin-type N-terminal cleavage/methylation domain-containing protein, producing MRRFADRRSSPYRHHGLTLIELIAAIAMLAFIATIGILSFAFSASAYATKWLWEVETGMEAALRHAAMRVLAQ
- a CDS encoding GspH/FimT family pseudopilin; the protein is MGTDRYSGFTLIELLIVVAIIAIMATWAVPGFGRLVDRVELDRQVDRLWLALGTTRLEAAERRQPVHLCPSRDSSACSSDWQDALILFVDADGDGAFDAGEELIQSFNAAASEVVVSPNGQLGNGLNFKADGFPSERGTFAFCHPAQPDEPARQIVISQARLRRDRGAADSCQSD
- a CDS encoding type IV pilin protein encodes the protein MRLARGFTLIELMITVAIVGILASVALPSYERYVDRSYRTQAEMMLQQMAQQLERRYSQTYSYGTVVADAAPGDVTPSIVVDGLDGEIGDRYTFSVTISDGGDDFALAATPIADGPQADDACGTLTLAQDGSVTASGDGADCWG